Proteins encoded together in one Streptomyces sp. TLI_171 window:
- a CDS encoding glycosyl hydrolase family 18 protein codes for MHVRSRQRLRARLLALLATLALPIALLAATPAHAAGRLTATFTADNYGSWWKGTFVVKNPNATAVTGWTLEFDLPSGVTMTGTYNGQATTTGSHVVAANAYYNATVQPNGSTEPYSFWFIGNGPMTAPLNCRVNGDKCDGTPDVPPTAPGAPALVDATAHSLSLSWAAAGKGDFPVASYDVLNGSVVLGSATGTSTTLTGLSPATAYNLTVRAKDTRGNTGPVSAALSATTVDPASDPSPPTPPGSLRSTGVTSTSVSLAWNASTDNKRVAGYDVYQGGALVQTVTTTSATVDRLSPATPYTFTVRARDAADNNSQPSNALTVTTGDLAGPGKYSRVGYFVQWGIYGRQYFVKNLDTSGSAAKLDVVNYAFENIDPVNLTCMAGVTKGTTANPQDPDQGTGAGDADADYARPMSAAQSVDGVADDGWSPLRGNLNQLKKLKAKYPNLKVVVSLGGWTYSKYFSDAAATDASRKKLVSSCLDIWIKGNLPAYNGAGGPGTAAGIFDGIDLDWEWPGSADGHAGNHYSAADKANLTLLLAEFRRQLDALGGSHKLLTAFTPADPVKINQGWDLSQIFQYLDIANVQGYDFHGAGSDNSWEPNRTGQQANLYADPADPYPFHFSIENAVNTYLAAGVNPRKLTIGFPFYGRGWQSVTDGGAHGAWQAAGGAAPGQFAEEAGTRGYSNLLASVPNLTVYHDPVSVSTYGYTGSGGQWWTFDDAWSIAQKTAWLKSKNLLGAMIWEMSGDTPSGTLINALDTGLK; via the coding sequence ATGCACGTCCGTTCCAGGCAACGCCTCAGGGCCAGGCTGCTGGCCCTGCTCGCCACGCTCGCCCTGCCGATCGCCCTGCTCGCCGCCACGCCCGCGCACGCCGCGGGCAGGCTCACCGCGACCTTCACCGCCGACAACTACGGGTCGTGGTGGAAGGGCACGTTCGTCGTCAAGAACCCCAACGCCACCGCCGTCACCGGGTGGACGCTGGAGTTCGACCTGCCGTCCGGCGTCACCATGACCGGCACCTACAACGGGCAGGCCACCACCACCGGCAGCCACGTGGTCGCCGCCAACGCGTACTACAACGCCACCGTGCAGCCGAACGGCTCGACCGAGCCGTACAGCTTCTGGTTCATCGGCAACGGCCCGATGACCGCGCCGCTCAACTGCCGCGTCAACGGCGACAAGTGCGACGGCACCCCGGACGTCCCGCCCACCGCGCCCGGCGCCCCCGCCCTGGTCGACGCCACCGCGCACAGCCTCTCGCTGAGCTGGGCGGCCGCGGGCAAGGGCGACTTCCCGGTGGCCTCGTACGACGTCCTGAACGGCTCGGTGGTGCTCGGCTCGGCCACCGGCACCTCCACCACGCTGACCGGCCTCAGCCCCGCCACCGCCTACAACCTCACCGTCCGGGCCAAGGACACCCGCGGCAACACCGGCCCGGTCAGCGCCGCGCTGAGCGCCACCACCGTCGACCCGGCCAGCGACCCGAGCCCGCCGACCCCGCCGGGCAGCCTGCGCTCCACCGGGGTCACCAGCACCAGCGTCTCGCTGGCCTGGAACGCCTCCACCGACAACAAGCGGGTCGCCGGGTACGACGTCTACCAGGGCGGCGCCCTGGTGCAGACCGTCACCACCACCTCCGCCACCGTCGACCGGCTCTCCCCCGCCACCCCGTACACCTTCACGGTCCGGGCCCGGGACGCCGCCGACAACAACTCGCAGCCGTCCAACGCGCTCACCGTCACCACCGGCGACCTGGCCGGGCCCGGCAAGTACTCCCGGGTCGGCTACTTCGTCCAGTGGGGCATCTACGGCCGCCAGTACTTCGTCAAGAACCTCGACACCTCGGGCAGCGCCGCCAAGCTCGACGTCGTCAACTACGCCTTCGAGAACATCGACCCGGTCAACCTGACCTGCATGGCCGGCGTCACCAAGGGCACCACCGCCAACCCGCAGGACCCCGACCAGGGCACCGGCGCGGGCGACGCGGACGCCGACTACGCCCGCCCGATGAGCGCCGCCCAGTCCGTGGACGGCGTCGCCGACGACGGCTGGTCCCCGCTGCGCGGCAACCTCAATCAGCTGAAGAAGCTCAAGGCGAAGTACCCCAACCTCAAGGTCGTGGTCTCGCTCGGCGGTTGGACCTACTCCAAGTACTTCTCGGACGCGGCCGCCACCGACGCCTCCCGCAAGAAGCTGGTCTCCTCCTGCCTCGACATCTGGATCAAGGGCAACCTGCCCGCCTACAACGGCGCGGGCGGCCCCGGCACCGCCGCCGGCATCTTCGACGGCATCGACCTCGACTGGGAGTGGCCCGGCTCCGCCGACGGCCACGCCGGCAACCACTACTCCGCCGCCGACAAGGCCAACCTCACCCTGCTGCTCGCCGAGTTCCGCCGCCAGCTCGACGCCCTCGGCGGCTCGCACAAGCTGCTCACCGCCTTCACCCCCGCCGACCCCGTCAAGATCAACCAGGGCTGGGACCTCTCGCAGATCTTCCAGTACCTCGACATCGCCAACGTCCAGGGCTACGACTTCCACGGCGCCGGCAGCGACAACTCCTGGGAGCCCAACAGGACCGGCCAGCAGGCCAACCTGTACGCCGACCCCGCCGACCCCTACCCCTTCCACTTCTCCATCGAGAACGCCGTCAACACCTACCTCGCCGCCGGCGTCAACCCCCGCAAGCTCACCATCGGCTTCCCCTTCTACGGCCGCGGCTGGCAGAGCGTCACCGACGGCGGCGCGCACGGCGCCTGGCAGGCCGCGGGCGGAGCCGCCCCCGGCCAGTTCGCCGAGGAGGCCGGCACCCGCGGCTACAGCAACCTGCTCGCCTCCGTCCCGAACCTCACCGTCTACCACGACCCGGTCTCGGTCTCCACGTACGGCTACACCGGCAGCGGCGGCCAGTGGTGGACCTTCGACGACGCCTGGTCCATCGCCCAGAAGACCGCCTGGCTGAAGTCCAAGAACCTGCTCGGCGCCATGATCTGGGAGATGTCCGGCGACACCCCCTCCGGCACCCTGATCAACGCCCTGGACACCGGCCTCAAGTAA
- a CDS encoding carboxymuconolactone decarboxylase family protein: MPHIALPMDHPGIRGLLTVKPASGLALSELAEQLLRGDSPLSVGERELIAAYVSALNRTRYCAGAHGATAAHRLDGDFALVEAVQTDLATAPVTDLQRALLELAGKVAESGLSVTPEDIAAVRAAGADDETIHDTVLIASAFCMYNRYVDGLAAITPDDPAVYRMIGANLAANGYLPRPE, encoded by the coding sequence ATGCCGCACATCGCGCTTCCCATGGACCACCCCGGCATCCGGGGCCTGCTCACCGTCAAACCCGCCTCCGGCCTGGCGCTGAGCGAACTCGCCGAACAACTCCTGCGCGGCGACTCCCCGCTCTCGGTGGGCGAACGCGAGCTGATCGCCGCCTACGTCTCCGCCCTGAACCGGACGCGCTACTGCGCGGGCGCGCACGGCGCCACCGCCGCGCACCGCCTCGACGGCGACTTCGCGCTCGTCGAGGCCGTCCAGACCGACCTCGCCACCGCCCCCGTCACCGACCTCCAGCGCGCACTGCTCGAACTCGCCGGCAAGGTCGCCGAGAGCGGACTGTCCGTCACCCCCGAGGACATCGCCGCGGTCCGCGCCGCGGGCGCGGACGACGAGACGATCCACGACACCGTTCTGATCGCCTCCGCGTTCTGCATGTACAACCGCTACGTCGACGGCCTGGCCGCCATCACCCCCGACGACCCGGCCGTCTACCGCATGATCGGCGCCAACCTCGCCGCCAACGGGTACCTGCCCCGCCCCGAGTGA
- a CDS encoding geranylgeranyl reductase family protein codes for MTDTGSNQDLDPVEPVAAELAGTDAADLAGPDPQDADAEQAALLDGVWDVVVVGAGPAGSSAAYAAATSGRRVLLLDKAEHPRYKTCGGGIIGPSRDSLPADFKLPLQDRISAVTFALNGKWTRTRRSRRMLFGVVNRDEFDLRLVQAAEQAGAVLVTGVTATGVEQQGGDSRTVFVTLAGGGRVEARSVVGADGSASRIGRHVGVSFDQIDLGLEAEIPVPDAVSREWAGRIHLDWGPLPGSYGWVFPKTDSGTLTVGVISARGEGEKTKEYLADYIRRLGLSGFEPLVESGHLTRCRAEDSPLSRGRVLVAGDAAGLLEPWTREGISYALRSGRLAGEWAVQVAEANGAADVRRQALNYAFAIKAGLGVEMRAGKIMLASFEKRPYLFHAAVSLITPAWRAFARTTQGHTTFAQLMRDHRAARKLASIAGR; via the coding sequence GTGACTGACACCGGTAGCAACCAGGACCTGGACCCCGTCGAGCCGGTCGCGGCCGAGCTCGCGGGCACCGACGCGGCCGACCTCGCCGGCCCGGACCCGCAGGACGCGGATGCCGAGCAGGCGGCGCTGCTTGACGGTGTGTGGGACGTGGTGGTCGTCGGCGCCGGCCCCGCCGGTTCCTCGGCGGCCTACGCGGCCGCCACCAGCGGGCGGCGGGTGCTGCTGCTCGACAAGGCCGAGCACCCCCGGTACAAGACCTGCGGCGGCGGCATCATCGGCCCGTCCCGGGACTCGCTGCCGGCCGACTTCAAACTCCCGCTGCAGGACCGGATCTCCGCCGTCACCTTCGCCCTGAACGGCAAGTGGACCCGCACCCGGCGTTCGCGGCGGATGCTGTTCGGCGTGGTCAACCGCGACGAGTTCGACCTGCGCCTGGTGCAGGCCGCCGAGCAGGCCGGCGCGGTGCTGGTCACCGGCGTCACCGCGACCGGCGTCGAACAGCAGGGCGGCGACAGCCGCACCGTGTTCGTGACGTTGGCCGGCGGCGGCCGGGTGGAGGCGCGCTCCGTGGTCGGCGCGGACGGCTCCGCGAGCCGGATCGGCCGGCACGTCGGCGTCAGCTTCGACCAGATCGACCTCGGCCTGGAGGCCGAGATCCCGGTCCCCGACGCCGTCTCGCGCGAGTGGGCGGGCCGCATCCACCTGGACTGGGGCCCGCTGCCCGGCTCCTACGGGTGGGTCTTCCCGAAGACCGACTCCGGGACGCTGACCGTCGGCGTCATCTCGGCGCGCGGCGAGGGCGAGAAGACCAAGGAGTACCTGGCGGACTACATCCGGCGGCTCGGCCTGTCCGGCTTCGAACCGCTGGTGGAGTCCGGGCACCTGACGCGGTGCCGGGCCGAGGACTCCCCGCTCTCCCGGGGCCGGGTGCTGGTCGCGGGCGACGCCGCCGGGCTGCTGGAGCCGTGGACCCGCGAGGGCATCTCGTACGCGCTGCGCTCGGGCCGGCTGGCCGGCGAGTGGGCGGTGCAGGTCGCCGAGGCGAACGGTGCGGCGGACGTGCGGCGCCAGGCCCTCAACTACGCGTTCGCGATCAAGGCCGGGCTGGGCGTCGAGATGCGGGCGGGCAAGATCATGCTGGCCTCCTTCGAGAAGCGGCCGTACCTGTTCCACGCGGCGGTCTCGCTGATCACGCCCGCGTGGCGGGCGTTCGCCCGGACCACGCAGGGGCACACCACGTTCGCGCAGCTGATGCGGGACCACCGGGCGGCGCGGAAGCTGGCGTCGATCGCGGGGCGCTGA